In one Diabrotica virgifera virgifera chromosome 7, PGI_DIABVI_V3a genomic region, the following are encoded:
- the LOC114335620 gene encoding uncharacterized protein LOC114335620, whose amino-acid sequence MIFFILVSVLIASATAQNRPSFAGLSGKGVPDVAARFKPGGALYNPPQDVVNRFGPADTPTERIPVDANVDLKNRINTWPEENKPFWYVNAEAIQKHIGASPNRETNLNGNQPLFDSGNQVFESRFGSGSSQSGPEVAGNSFSIVMNNQWKTYVYDPITDAWYARRN is encoded by the coding sequence ATTTTCTTCATACTTGTATCGGTTCTTATTGCATCTGCAACCGCCCAAAACAGACCATCGTTCGCAGGACTCAGTGGAAAAGGCGTTCCTGATGTAGCAGCACGATTTAAGCCAGGAGGCGCCTTGTATAATCCACCTCAAGACGTCGTCAATAGATTTGGACCAGCCGATACCCCCACAGAAAGAATTCCTGTTGACGCCAATGTTGATCTTAAAAACCGAATTAATACCTGGCCAGAAGAAAACAAACCATTTTGGTATGTCAACGCTGAAGCCATTCAAAAACATATCGGAGCTTCTCCAAACCGTGAAACCAACTTAAATGGAAACCAACCTTTATTTGATAGCGGAAACCAAGTGTTTGAAAGCAGATTTGGAAGTGGTAGTAGTCAGTCAGGACCGGAAGTTGCTGGAAACTCTTTTAGTATTGTCATGAATAACCAATGGAAAACGTACGTTTACGACCCAATCACAGATGCTTGGTATGCCAGAAGAAATTAG